The sequence TCGCGGAATCGGTTTCAATGGCCATGCTGGTGCTTCTCGAAACACTCACTCCCGACGAGCGGGCGGTGTTCGTCCTTCGCGAAGTGTTCGGCTTCGACTACGACGAAATCGCGGGCGCGGTCGGCAAATCCACGGCGTCGGTGCGCCAGATGGCGCATCGCGCCCGTGAGCACGTACATGCGCGGCGTAAGCGGTTCGGCCCTGTCGACGCGAAGCGCAACGCCCAGATCACCGAGCAGTTCCTGGCCGCGGCGAGCACCGGCGACATGGAGGGGCTGATGGCGCTGCTGGCGCCGGGGGCCACCTGGACCGCCGACCACGGCGGCAAGGCGAGCGCGTTGCCGCGCCCGCTCGTCGGCGCGAGGAAGGTCGCAACTGTGATGATGGCGCTCTTCCGGGCGTCCAAACGGATGGACCTGAGGTTCGAGATGGCGGTCTACAACAGCGCGCCCGCAATGGTGATCTACAGCGGGGGCGACCATCTGGAGGGCTTATTCGTCTTCGAGATCATCGACGACCAGATCACCAACCTCTACGCGATACGCAACCCGGACAAGCTGGCTAATATCACGATTCCCCGCATGCTCAGCCGATCGTGACGTCCGCCACACCGCGGGAAAAGCTGTCACACTCCGGATGTGGGTGGTGTCTCGAGGTCAGACCGGCCCAACGGAGAGCCGGGGTGACCCGAGGAGATACAGAATGACCGAGAACAAGGCCCGCGTCGTGGTGATCGGCGGCGGCTACGCCGGCGTGATGGCCGCCAACCGGCTCTGCAAAGGCGCCGCGGACGTCACGCTGGTGAACCCGCGCGCGACGTTCGTCGAGCGGATCCGGTTGCACCAGCTCGCGATCGACAACGACGACGCGGTGGAGGACTACGCGACGATCCTCAACGGCGACATCCGGCTCGTCGTCGACGGCGCCGAGCGCATCGACGCCGCTGCCCGTCGCGTCGAGCTGACGTCGGGCGCGGCGCTGAGCTACGACTATCTGGTCTATGCAGTCGGCAGCACCGGCGCCGTGTCGGCCGGTGTGCAGGGTGCACGCGAGTTCGCCTATCCCCTGAGTGAACTCGAGCAGGCCCAACGGCTGCGGGCCCGGCTGGCCGATACCCCGATGGCGGCGCCGGTCGTGATCGTCGGCGGTGCCTGCCCGGTATCGAAGCCGCCTCCGAGTTCGCCGCGGCGGGCCGGACCGTGACGCTGGTCAGCGACAAGCTGGCGCCGTCGCTGAGCGATCCTGGCCGCCGGTCGGTGGCCAAGCGGCTGCGCAAGCTCGGTGTCACCGTCATCGAGACGCCCGTGTCGGCGGTGACAGCCGACGCGGTTCTGCTGGCCGACGGGCAGGCGCTGCCGAGTGCCGTGACCGTGTGGACCGCGGGCTTCGGCGTTCCCGGCCTCGCCGCGGCCAGCGGACTCACCACCGACGCAGCGGGGCGGCTGCTCGCCGACGAGACGCTCACCAGCCTCGACGACGACCGGATCGTCGGGACCGGCGACGCCGTCTCGCCGTCGGGCCTGCCCTACCGGATGAGCTGCCAGGCGGCCCTGCCGTTGGGCGCCCAAGCCGCGAACACCATCCTGAGCCGCATCGCGGGCACCGATCCCGCGGAGGTCAGCGTGCCGATGTCCGGTCAATGCATCAGCCTCGGCCGCGGCGCAGGCACGGTGCAGCTTCAGCGCAAGGACGACACCCCGACAAACGCGTACATCGGCGGCAGGGCGGGTGCGTTCGTCAAGGAGCAGGTGTGCCGGTGGACGCTCAAATGGATGGCGGGCGAGGCGAAGAAGCCGGGCTCGTACAGGTCATTGAAGGGCGCCGACCGCAGGTTGCAGCTGTCGGAAGCCGGAAAGCTGGCTGCAATCCGATGAGCGCCAAGCCGGGTGACGAACACGCCGAACGGTTCACGCATCTGCGTCCGCTGCTGTTCACGATCGCCTACGAGATCCTGGGCAGTGCAACGGAATCCGACGACGTGCTGCAGGAGAGTTACTTGCGCTGGGCCGACGTGGACCTCGCGACGGTGCGCGACACCAAGTCCTACCTCGCCCAGCTCGTCACCCGGCAGTCGCTCAACGCCCTGCGGGCGCAGTCCCGAAGGCGCGAGGACTACATCGGCCCGTGGCTGCCCGAACCGTTGCTGGTCGAATCCAAGGACGCGTCGGCCGATGTGGTGCTCGCCGAATCGGTTTCGATGGCGATGCTCGTCGTGCTGGAGACGTTGAGCCCCGACGAACGCGCGGTGTTCGTGCTGCGCGAGGTATTCGGCTTCAGCCACGAGGAGATCGCGTCGACGATCGAGAAGTCGCCCAGCGCGGTGCGTCAGCTGGCGCACCGGGCACGCGAACATGTGCAGGCGCGCCGCAAGCGGTTCGAGCCCGTCGACCCGACGATGTCGATGGAGATCACCGCGCGTTTCTTCGCCGCCGTCTCGACGGGCGATGTCGACGGACTGCTGAAGATGCTGGCGCCCGACGTCGTGTGGACCGCCGACAGCGACGGCAAGGCGACCGCCGCCCGCAGGCCGGTGAGGGGCGCGGAGAAGGTGGCGAAGCTGGTGGTCGGGCTGGTCCGGGTGGCAGGCGAATCGGGCCGCGTCGAACCGGCGATGTACAACAACGCGCCTGCGCTGAAGCTGTATCTCGGCGACAGTTTCGAGGGCATCATCACCGTCGAGATCACCGACGGGCTGATCAGCAACTTCTACGCGATGCGCAATCCCGAGAAGTTGTCCGGCATTGACATCCCGCGGCAGATCAGCCGCGACGTCTGACAAGCTGAGTCGATGCGGATCGAGCGGCTCGGCGACCCCGGCAGCGCCCCGCGGGTGCTGCGCGCGATCGCTGCTGCCGCGGAGCGACGCGGCATGGCGCCGCCAGGCGCGTTGATCGGCGAGTGGTTCGGCTCAGGGGCGGTCATCGCGCCGTCACTCGCGGTCGAGCCCGTCAGCGATTTCGGCGCGCTGGGTAACGCTCAGCGTGACCAGGCGCGCCGAAATCGCGACGACGAGGCCGTGGGTGGTGGCTGGTTCGGCTACCTGTCGTATCCGGATGCCGGGGCCGACGGACGTCCACCGCGTATCCCCGAAGCCGCCGGCGGCTGGACCGACTGCGTGCTGCGTCAGGACAGCGACGGGCACTGGTGGTACGAGAGCCTCACCGACGCAGCACTTCCGGAATGGGTCGAAGAAGCACTGCGGAATCCGTTGCCTGCGAGCGACTTCCACATCACATGGGGCGAAGCTGATCGCGACGCGCATCGGCGGGGTGTGCTCGCGTGCCTCGAGGCCATCGCCGCGGGCGAGATCTATCAGGCGTGTGTGTGCACGCAGTTCGCGGGCACCATCGATGGCGCACCGATCGACTTCTTCGTCGACGCCGCCGAACGGACTTCGCCTGCGCGCGCGGCGTTTCTGGCGGGTGACTGGGGTGCGGTGGCGTCGCTTTCACCCGAGCTGTTCCTCCGGCGGGCGGGTGATGCGGTGACGTCGAGTCCGATCAAAGGCACGCTGCCGCGGTCGGCGGATCCCGCGGCGCTGCGGGCGTCGGTGAAGGACGTCGCAGAGAACATCATGATCGTCGACCTGGTCCGCAATGACCTGAGCCGCGTTGCGGTGACGGGATCGGTGACGGTACCGGAGCTTCTCGCGGTGCGACCGGCGCCGGGTGTGTGGCATCTGGTTTCCACCGTGTCCGCGCGCGTACCGATCGACATGCCGATGGCGCAGCTGCTGGACGCGGCGTTCCCGCCCGCATCGGTCACCGGCACACCGAAGGCGCGGGCCCGCCGACTGTTGGCGGGCTGGGAATCGCATCGGCGCGGGGTTTACTGCGGCACAGTCGGTTTCGCGTCACCGATTGCGGGGTGTGAGCTGAACGTGGCAATCAGAACCGTCGAGTTCGGCGCCGACGGCTCGGCGGTACTCGGCGTCGGCGGCGGCATCACAGCGGACTCCGATCCCGATCGCGAATGGGACGAATGCCTGCACAAGGCGGCGCCGCTCATCGATACAGCCGACAGCGCTCGACGAGCACCTCGGCCAGCAGTTCGGGCTCACTGACCATCAGGTTGTGGCAGGTATCCATCGGCAGCATGGTGTGCACCCCGCCCAGCGCTGCAATCGACCGCTGCTGCGACGCCACCGACAGCGCGCGGTCACGCAGCGTCAGGATCCAGGTGCGCGGCACGTCGTCGGGAAGACCGGACCGGTCGACCTTGTCGAAGATGATCGACGACGACTCCGGGTAGAACCGGACCCGGTTGAACCTGCGCTGCGAGCGCGTCATCCCGTTGCAGAACACGAACTCCGCCAACAATGGTGGCAGAGTTCCGGAGATGCGCTTGTGCGCGTTGCGGCGGGTGTAGCGTCCGATCGGACCCGGCAGAGTGTCGACGACGGCGGCTCCCTGCGGCGGGACGAAAGCGGCGGCGAGCACCATCTCGCGCACGCGCGACCGGCCGAGCTTGGCCACGACTCCGGGCACGGTGAGCCCGGCAAGGGAATGGCCCACGATGACGAACTCGCCGATATCTGCATCGTCGATGTCGGCGAGCAACGAGTCCACCCAGTCGTCGATGTGGGCGTCGAGAAGGTCGCCGCGTTTTCCGCGCCGCCCGGGCAGGTCGAGCGTGAGCACGGCCAGATCCGGTGCCCGGCGGTGGATTTCGTCGACCGTCGCATCCCAGCAGTCGGCGGCGTGCTGGCCGCCGTGGACGAGGACGAGCGCGGGCAGCGTCACGGCGACGTGGGCGCTCCGGGTGTAGCAGCCGAGAGCGCGGCTATCCAGCCTGCGGTACCCGAGAAGACGTAGAAACCGATCTCACCCGCGGCAGTCTCCACGATCAGATGGTTGTGTCCGCCAACCACCGATCCCTTGAAGACGGCCGCCTCCCGCACGCCGGTGATCGCGTCGACGGGCACGTCGATCAGCTTGCCGGTGAGTGTCAGAAAAACCAGCCGGCGTCCCGTCAGCGCAATCAGTCCCGTGTTCTTGACCATCGGATAGCCGGGTGCCGTCGCTCCGCGGTACGAGCCCTTCTCCGGTGCTCGCACAACCGTTTCGCCCTCGATCTCTGTCGCCAGCCGGCCTGCCGCGGCGCGTGCGCGACGGCGAAGCCACGCGATGATCGGAATCCAGACCAGCACCAGCACGGCCAGGACCCCGACGACGATCAAAACCACAGATATCGCGGTACTCACGAGGGCCCACCGTTCTCTCAATCGCGCGAGCGCAGAACCGCATCGTAAAGCTCGCGCCGCGACGGCGAGCCGGGATTGGCGGCGACGACCTGTGCGCACGCGTCCTTGACCCGCGCGCCGTCGTCGACGAGCGCGGTCACCTCGGCAACCAGCGTCTCCAGGTCCGCGTGCGGTTCTGCGCCGGCCAGCACGATGGTGATCTCGCCCAGCACACCGTCGACGGCCCACTCGGCGAGTTCGGCGAGCGAGCCGCGGACGACCTCTTCGTGGGTCTTGGTCAGCTCGCGGCACACCACGGCGCGGCGCTGCGGCCCGAGCACCTCCACTGCGTCCCGCAGGCAGGCCGCGAGCCGCCGAGGCGACTCGAAGAACACCGCGGTGCGCTGCTCGGCGAGCAGGCCCGTCAGCCATGTCCTGCGGGCCGAGTGCTTGCGCGGCGGGAATCCCTCGAAGCAGAACCGGTCGGCGGGCAGCCCCGAGACCGCCAACGCCGTCGTCACCGCCGAAGGCCCCGGTAGGCAGCTCACGGTCAGCCCGGCGTCCACGCACGCCGACACCAGGCGGTAGCCGGGATCGTTGATCACGGGCATGCCCGCGTCGCTGACCACAAGCACCGTCGCACCGGACTTGATCTCCTCGACGAGCGCGGGCACCCGTGTCGCCTCGTTCTGGTCGAACAGGCTCACGACTTTCCCGGCAATCCGCACGTCGAGGGCCTTCGCCAGCGTCCTGACGCGGCGGGTGTCCTCGGCCGCGACCACGTCGGCAGTGCTCAGGCCGCTGAT is a genomic window of Mycobacterium sp. ITM-2016-00318 containing:
- the sigJ gene encoding RNA polymerase sigma factor SigJ translates to MTTPGSEHAERFMHLRPLLFTIVYEILGSATESDDVLQDSYLRWAEVDLATVRDTKSYLAQLVTSQALNALRTRARRREDYVGPWLPEPVLLDSDASADVVLAESVSMAMLVLLETLTPDERAVFVLREVFGFDYDEIAGAVGKSTASVRQMAHRAREHVHARRKRFGPVDAKRNAQITEQFLAAASTGDMEGLMALLAPGATWTADHGGKASALPRPLVGARKVATVMMALFRASKRMDLRFEMAVYNSAPAMVIYSGGDHLEGLFVFEIIDDQITNLYAIRNPDKLANITIPRMLSRS
- a CDS encoding RNA polymerase sigma-70 factor, which translates into the protein MSAKPGDEHAERFTHLRPLLFTIAYEILGSATESDDVLQESYLRWADVDLATVRDTKSYLAQLVTRQSLNALRAQSRRREDYIGPWLPEPLLVESKDASADVVLAESVSMAMLVVLETLSPDERAVFVLREVFGFSHEEIASTIEKSPSAVRQLAHRAREHVQARRKRFEPVDPTMSMEITARFFAAVSTGDVDGLLKMLAPDVVWTADSDGKATAARRPVRGAEKVAKLVVGLVRVAGESGRVEPAMYNNAPALKLYLGDSFEGIITVEITDGLISNFYAMRNPEKLSGIDIPRQISRDV
- a CDS encoding aminodeoxychorismate synthase component I; the encoded protein is MRIERLGDPGSAPRVLRAIAAAAERRGMAPPGALIGEWFGSGAVIAPSLAVEPVSDFGALGNAQRDQARRNRDDEAVGGGWFGYLSYPDAGADGRPPRIPEAAGGWTDCVLRQDSDGHWWYESLTDAALPEWVEEALRNPLPASDFHITWGEADRDAHRRGVLACLEAIAAGEIYQACVCTQFAGTIDGAPIDFFVDAAERTSPARAAFLAGDWGAVASLSPELFLRRAGDAVTSSPIKGTLPRSADPAALRASVKDVAENIMIVDLVRNDLSRVAVTGSVTVPELLAVRPAPGVWHLVSTVSARVPIDMPMAQLLDAAFPPASVTGTPKARARRLLAGWESHRRGVYCGTVGFASPIAGCELNVAIRTVEFGADGSAVLGVGGGITADSDPDREWDECLHKAAPLIDTADSARRAPRPAVRAH
- a CDS encoding alpha/beta fold hydrolase, which encodes MTLPALVLVHGGQHAADCWDATVDEIHRRAPDLAVLTLDLPGRRGKRGDLLDAHIDDWVDSLLADIDDADIGEFVIVGHSLAGLTVPGVVAKLGRSRVREMVLAAAFVPPQGAAVVDTLPGPIGRYTRRNAHKRISGTLPPLLAEFVFCNGMTRSQRRFNRVRFYPESSSIIFDKVDRSGLPDDVPRTWILTLRDRALSVASQQRSIAALGGVHTMLPMDTCHNLMVSEPELLAEVLVERCRLYR
- the rsmI gene encoding 16S rRNA (cytidine(1402)-2'-O)-methyltransferase; this encodes MSPGRLLLAATPLGLPADASARLISGLSTADVVAAEDTRRVRTLAKALDVRIAGKVVSLFDQNEATRVPALVEEIKSGATVLVVSDAGMPVINDPGYRLVSACVDAGLTVSCLPGPSAVTTALAVSGLPADRFCFEGFPPRKHSARRTWLTGLLAEQRTAVFFESPRRLAACLRDAVEVLGPQRRAVVCRELTKTHEEVVRGSLAELAEWAVDGVLGEITIVLAGAEPHADLETLVAEVTALVDDGARVKDACAQVVAANPGSPSRRELYDAVLRSRD